GTATTTAACATGGATTGCCAAGGCGTTTGCAAGAGTTGGCCGGAACCCTAGTTAACTTGTCATTTTAGGTCACCAACAGATTTATGGGGTTCTActtcaaaataacatgtttgtaGGTTTAATTACatcttttgaaagtttaagaacAAAGTTTGATAGATTTAATTAACTTGGGTGGTCCGAATTATTAAAAAcccaataaataaaggaaaatagtaaatgaataataaaacGGTCAATGTAATAGGGTAATATGCGTCTCAGAGACCAAATAGGACAAAGGAACATGATCGAAGATGTCCTAAAGAGACAAATGCAAGGATTTTTATACTAGTTAAAACCCTTAACTGCGCTTGGTCTTGCGATCGGGTCCCCGGGCTAGCCGGCCGAGGCCGAGCATGGGACTTGACCCAGGGCTCCGGGTCGAATTGGACCCGTCTTGCTCTGCTTTACCAGATTTATTTAGTGCATACCAATCGCCTCGAAATGTGATTGCAACTTGTACGTTTCCTCGTcacaagaaaaaacaaatcaCTAAATAtgcaagaaaacaatactaaaaGTTAGTGCTAAAAGCTAGCtagttttaaataatataaatgatGGATCAAGAATATTAGAATCTTTTTAAGGCCCTCATTACTGGAGGTAAATAATAGGGTGTGACATTCAAATACTTGTACAATAATGCTTATAACAAGAccaaattcataataaaatttatgattAACTTGTTTTGTGTTAATAGACTCTATAtctaaaaagaaacaaaaaatatttgtgACATGACATACCCGAAGCCAATAGCGCTACAAACGCCTAAGTACTGAACAACAGTAGTGAGAGAATGTAAAGGTGCTAAGGTGGCAGCCATCCCAAACATGAATGCACCTATAGCAAACAGGGCAGCGTACACGACCAAAAATTGGCtcaatgcaaaatattttttgacAAACTTGAAGTTCTTCGTAGACGAGGCTTCTGCAATCATCATAATATGAAGAAATATGGACATAATAGAGCAACTAAAAGcaataaaatcaaaaataaCAAACGTCTGAAAATAAAAACAGTGTAATAATATCGACGTCCCTTGTGTTTTTCCAGTACTGCTGTTGTATCCTCCTGGGGCCGTTAAACCGGCGGTAAAGGTCGTGGTTAATATCAATGAAGCCGCAATTATGTTTGTTCGACCTGTTTCTACCATAAAATCAATATCTTTTTCTGTACCAACACATTCTTTCCTTTCTATCTTATTTTCTGTAAGTCCACTCTGACAACCAATTTTACCACCCCTTCTTAGAAGTTTCCAACCCTGCCACAATGTTATTCATCGAATAtgatttaattagttttacTTTCACTATTTACAcaaatgtcaaaaaaaaatttagtacaTATATGGCACGATgataatttgaattaaatatatagagaaaatggtcaaataaccTCTCGAACTTTACTtataaagtcaattaagcccctaaatttgaagaaaaacacGAAGAAGTGACCAAAGGTCACGTGCCGAAGAAGGCGACCCAATGGTTGCCTTCTTCTGTGAGAACTaccagagaaggcgaccatttGGTTGCCTTCTCTAGCATGTGACCTTTGGGTCACTTCTCCGTGTTTTTCTTTAGCACGcgaccttttagtgacctgcaTAGCAGGTCATTAACTGGTTGTTTACTTGTTGGGCTTCAgtgcataaaaaaaatacatgtttATAGGTAAAATTCgagggtttatttgaccatttttccaaatatatatggcatatataaaataatgcatATAAAGGTAGTAAAGTGTACTTACGAAGAAATACTTAGAAAATGCCCACTTTCTGTTTTGGGAGGCCATGACAAATGGAGTTTGGTGTTGTTTATTAAAGACCAAATGCTTCCACATAACACCCTGCATAGCAACACGTTTCAAAGGGTTGCAGCTACAAATAGAAAGCAAGGCCAACGGCGTGTTGCCATTCTCGTCTTTCCCCTCAATAAGGTTGTCTGCTTGGGAATACTTCAAAACATATTCTATCACATTCAATCTATGTCCCAGTATTGCTTCGTGAAGGATATTTTGGGATTTGCTATTAAGCACCATCCAACAATCTGGGAAGCAGCTATTTGATATGTATTCCATCATTTCAACGTTGCCATACCTTGCTGCTATGTGAAATACTGTGGTCCACATATCATCTTTGCCTGCGTGATGATAAGCTGAACAATATTTTTCCGCAAGAATCATACGGGCAACTTCATTATACTGATTTTTAATAGCATAATGTAGCGGTGTCCAACCTGAATCATCAGTCATGTCGCACAAGGAGATCTCCTTCTTCAATATTAATTCCGTGCATCCTGAGATAGATATATATCAGTGATACAATTATATGAAAACACTACTTATACTATGTTTGGTCAGGCAGAGTTCGCAATTGCATATATATGATTTCCATTCCTTATACCATAGactagggttcacaatgcactATGGATCctaatgcatgtatatgtgtttATGTTTGTGAGTTTttatgtcttgtgttatgaaatttggtattttgagtatgaattttgtacctgaaacaaattagtaatcgtgtcttatgttattaatttttgtgtgtaaaattctgtgcctatgaacacaaattatgtacttaaatcaaatttgaaaaataagtaatatataacatgtgttgtgatttttgtgtcttgtgatataaaattatgtacctcGTCATTTCAATCTAAAGTCCATAATACTTTGTGATctctagtccatggtataaattGTCCACGATTTCTATCTATACTAGTCTACCCAAATTTTTCCAATCATAAAGACCAATTAATAGTATTTAAAAGAAGTATAAGAGTCCAAAAATTAAAGAACCATTAATTTGCATTACACACATGTAATTAGGTTTAATAGGTGTACCTTGTGAAGATACTAATGATGCAGTTGCATGGAGAGCATTTCGACCCAATGGTCCATTGTAAGTAGGATTTTTACATGAGTTCAGGAGTTGCTGCAAACAGTCACGGAATCCTAGCCTTGCTGCTATGTAAATGGGTGTCTCCCCAGCATTATTGGGAGGATACACaaattcatcatcttcttcaactaaTAACTTCTCCACCACTTCCAAATGCCCCATTCGCACGGCCTTGTGCAAGGCCATGTCCATCACATTATCTGTCATCTGTACCATCTCCCTCAGTCCCACACCAGATTCAACATCCATGTACTCCTTGGTGGCACTGATGAGGATAGAGACTATGTTGGCATGGCCATTCTCCGCTGCACAATGTAAGGcactttcatttttcttattCTGAGCAAATAACAAAGACAAGACTGCTGCATGATTGTTATCTTTCCCTTGTAGTATGTTTTCCACAAAATGTTGGCGGCCGTGAAGCGCTGCAACATGCAGCACAGTGTTCCCATTTGGCATAACCTGGAGGCCATCGTCTTCCACCGCCATGCTTTGCTGCCCTAGAACCTTATAATAATTTTCTGGTGTATCCTCCACAGCTGCTTTGTATAAGGCCAGCTTCATCAGATCAATGCCCACAGCTAGTCCCATTTGAGCACTGTAGGTATCAAATTAACTAAAGATAGTTGATATGATGTTGTAAGAGTGGCCTTGCCCCTAGAAATTAATAATGTGCAATGAATTGAAGTGTGCAGGCTGCAGTGGAGGATGATAGATATATAGATCAGATTCAGAGAGGAGTTTAAAAGTGCTTGGTATTTGCAATGAACCTTCCTAGCTTTATGAGGGAGGAAATGGAAAGTGCTTGGTATTTTCTAGCTATATTATAATGTTTTGCAATGAACCTTCTTCCTAACTTTATGAGGTTTGAGTACTCAGAGGGTTGAGTCAATGAAGAGTGCCCCGCTCCTGCTAGTTGATATATGGTACGGTGCAACAATTATTTCCACTTAATTATTTCCAAAGTAGTTAATTTTACTCTTAGTGCTACCCGTggttataccgtggaccctgcaccatggctgatactgcagttgttgaacggatactgttgAAAACTagggaattgcagttgcgcggaacagagaccgtttcatccgtctggaactgcagttgtgttgaattgatactgcagttgtgttaaattgatattgcagttgtgtgaACGGATGAAATGACCTATTTTTCGCGCAACTGccgttccctttcaacacaactgcagtatcagttcaacacaactacagtatctgccatgaccatggtccacaggaTAATTTGCGAAGTGCTACACATCCAaattccaaaattttaaaaaggaaaatggcTAGTCCCTGAATTTTACCATAATGGATAATCCAATAATGTAGAATGGTGAGACACTGAGATGTCATGCATGTTATACTATAAATTGTCATAATATTGAATAATGGAAACTGAGAATATTTATTCCGAGAAATCAGAATGTTAGAGTGGAtatgcaaataaaatataaattatattataatttaattataactatTTTATATTGTACGCCTCAAACATTTTCGTCAATAATTAAGCattaaagtaaataataaatagtttctactatattaataagagccaaagagagttaggcctaaaatgggtagaaaaaatggcggtcaaattatttaatgaaatggatggttcagataaattatttaatcaaatagatggttaagataattcaaattaatattattaatagagattacctaatttaaccttacttttatgattattcGTTAacttttccgttaaatattctcttttccgttagtattccgttaacttttaacttacccattaatttctataagaaaggtcttacattcgaacctcatctcaatcaaatttgacataattaagtttctcactctattttactcttattaaattaaataaattagtagctacaaaaaaaaatgatacataacctcatctcaatcaaatttgacataattaagtttctcactctattttactcttattaaattaaataaattagtagctaatacaaaaaatgatacatatgtatttctttaatttagaattatgtgtctacaatacatttatttaaaaaagttattcattatcaaaaaattaaattaaataagagaaataattttattagttatattgtctttattttctctcatgaaaagattctttacattcaaatttatcaattgatattcattacattgtcaattatcttatttttacaatatcttgtaattaaatatcaaagttatagtacaaaataatgttatatatttatttaccaagtattttattaatactatgacaaaaaaattttaaaataatttgaagctaattatattaactacttggggattggttgacaaagatagtacttaaataataacccaacaaattgaagcggaatcactctattttactcttattgaattaaataaattagtagttacacaaaaaaaaaatgatacatatgtatttctttaataccatgaaaaaaataaaaaagaatagtttgaaaccaatcaaattaactacttggggatttgttgacaatgaaagtactcaaataacccattacccagcaaattgaagcgagaaactaccgttggaatatataatattttaaattttcaaatttttattaatttatttaatcttttttcttaaactagggatttctttatccacaataactcattcaacaataatggttgaaccaaatgaaccccaagcagaacacctaaaggaaagtccatagctcctatatcataatctctttgcatgacgttgttatctatgctaccaacaataactgaattgcaaataacacactaccaacaaaaaggaagagaacaaatagtaaagatgaagacaatgacaatgttactcaaaagagaattaagaacacttagaaaaattcaaatgaaaagtagtatttatttagactatcatttttagaccaaatatttagactatcaattttacaaggttgcaaacatttattttagtaataattataatgaattttctatattatcttggattcatatactttgagttagatatttaaataaaaaattcgacattcaattacccatgtataaacttctcctatataatcttgcattgatatactttcaaatatttatttaaatataaacattgggcattaacccattcgcgcaatgcgcgaataaaactagtataactaataaatgaaaattatacaaaatataaactacaaacaaaatataataagacACATTTTGTATAATTGGCCAccgttaatataataattgtaaaatgctaaggtataatttataaaataacgATGATAGgttgattaattattttgaatttataaaGTCATTACTACAAGctcataaaattattattataaatttataaagttATTGTTACCGGGTCATTATACAATTATTGGaatgatatattaaaaatatactaatacgaataatatttaaaagattttaatgaaatatattttaaaattatttttatacattgattttatttattaaaaaataaaaaagtattatatttatataatggtTACTtcataattgtgttttatttCCTGAATTTTTTATAACCGTagaaatttgtatttatttttttgggataaGGATCAAATCGACTCACAAACTATACTCA
This region of Ipomoea triloba cultivar NCNSP0323 chromosome 15, ASM357664v1 genomic DNA includes:
- the LOC116007669 gene encoding serine/threonine-protein phosphatase 6 regulatory ankyrin repeat subunit A-like produces the protein MGLAVGIDLMKLALYKAAVEDTPENYYKVLGQQSMAVEDDGLQVMPNGNTVLHVAALHGRQHFVENILQGKDNNHAAVLSLLFAQNKKNESALHCAAENGHANIVSILISATKEYMDVESGVGLREMVQMTDNVMDMALHKAVRMGHLEVVEKLLVEEDDEFVYPPNNAGETPIYIAARLGFRDCLQQLLNSCKNPTYNGPLGRNALHATASLVSSQGCTELILKKEISLCDMTDDSGWTPLHYAIKNQYNEVARMILAEKYCSAYHHAGKDDMWTTVFHIAARYGNVEMMEYISNSCFPDCWMVLNSKSQNILHEAILGHRLNVIEYVLKYSQADNLIEGKDENGNTPLALLSICSCNPLKRVAMQGVMWKHLVFNKQHQTPFVMASQNRKWAFSKYFFGWKLLRRGGKIGCQSGLTENKIERKECVGTEKDIDFMVETGRTNIIAASLILTTTFTAGLTAPGGYNSSTGKTQGTSILLHCFYFQTFVIFDFIAFSCSIMSIFLHIMMIAEASSTKNFKFVKKYFALSQFLVVYAALFAIGAFMFGMAATLAPLHSLTTVVQYLGVCSAIGFGYVMSQIFFVSF